A single Suricata suricatta isolate VVHF042 chromosome 2, meerkat_22Aug2017_6uvM2_HiC, whole genome shotgun sequence DNA region contains:
- the CCM2 gene encoding cerebral cavernous malformations 2 protein — translation MCLWGRAASEHVFITVRSEQRRGGARDPRNPSSDTLCSRCPMENEPGIVSPFKRVFLKGEKSRDKKAHEKVTERRPLHTVALSLPERVEPDRLLSDYIEKEVKYLGQLTSIPGYLNPSSRTEILHFIDNAKRAHQLPGHLTQEHDAVISLSAYNVKLAWRDGEDTILRVPIHDIAAVSYVRDDASHLVVLKTDDSSTKVDVKEPYETEVGTFSFPECAHAGGVSPLSFCMQTAPHAKTVSESELSATATELLQDYMLTLRTKLSSQEIQQFAALLHEYRDGASVHEFCINLRQLYGDSRKFLLLGLRPFIPEKDSQHFENFLETIGVKDGRGIITDSFGRYRRALSSTSTSTCTGNRATGSSDDQSAPSEGDEWDRMISDISNDIEALGCSMDRDSA, via the exons ATGTGTCTCTGGGGGAGGGCGGCATCTGAGCATGTTTTCATCACGGTcaggagtgagcagaggaggggaggagcccgAGACCCCCGAAATCCCTCCTCAGACACACTTTGCAGCCGGTGTCCCATGGAGAACGAG CCCGGGATTGTGTCGCCATTTAAGCGAGTGTTCCTAAAAGGTGAAAAGAGTAGAGATAAGAAAGCCCATGAGAAAGTAACAGAGAGGCGCCCTCTGCACACTGTGGCGCTGTCCCTGCCTGAGCGCGTGGAGCCCGACAGACTGCTGAGCGACTATATCGAGAAGGAGGTGAAG TACTTAGGTCAGTTAACGTCCATACCAGGATACCTGAATCCCTCCAGTAGGACCGAAATCCTGCATTTCATAGACAATGCAAAG AGAGCCCACCAGCTCCCCGGACACCTGACCCAGGAGCACGACGCTGTGATCAGCCTGTCTGCCTACAATGTCAAGCTGGCCTGGCGGGACGGGGAAGATACCATCCTCAGGGTCCCCATCCATGACATTGCCGCCGTGTCCTACGTGCGGGATGACGCCTCTCACCTGGTGGTCCTGAAGACAG ATGACTCTTCCACCAAGGTGGATGTGAAGGAGCCGTATGAGACGGAAGTCGGCACTTT CTCCTTCCCTGAGTGCGCGCACGCAGGCGGCGTCTCGCCTTTGTCCTTCTGTATGCAGACGGCGCCCCACGCCAAGACAGTCAGTGAGAGCGAGCTGAGCGCCACTGCCACCGAGCTGCTGCAGGACTACATGCTCACG ctgcGCACCAAGCTCTCCTCGCAAGAGATCCAGCAGTTCGCAGCACTGCTGCACGAGTACCGGGACGGGGCCTCAGTGCACGAGTTCTGCATCAACCTGCGCCAGCTGTACGGGGACAGCCGCAAGTTCCTGCTGCTGG GTCTGCGGCCCTTCATCCCGGAGAAGGACAGTCAGCACTTCGAGAACTTCCTCGAGACCATCGGGGTGAAGGACGGCCGGGGCATCATCACTGACAGCTTCGGCAGGTACCGGCGAGCACTGagctccacctccacctccacctgcaCCGGGAACAGGGCCACGGGCAGCTCAGATGACCAGTCTGCGCCGTCGGAAGGGGACGAGTGGGACCGCATGATCTCGGACATCAGCAACGACATCGAGGCTCTGGGCTGCAGCATGGACCGGGACTCTGCTTGA
- the NACAD gene encoding NAC-alpha domain-containing protein 1: protein MPGEAARAELLLPEAGGPGPRTESSCDVAAASTPRGDRLEHCALSAGPGRLALEFLPSKPGTRPPPEGASWDVGPRSTPSAWAVPAEAGPGPGPPEARPAGGPLPATLEPRIVMGEETCWAPLLPRAALPELRDREGGHPSLNPPPELCSQGDPPVPCPAPDPDSYFTPPSTPTEMACAPLLGPEPCRDAWDTQAELGDSPPASPSGSYITADGDSWTSSPSCSLSLLAPAEGLDVPSGWGFSPPGSVVDEQELPPAGPPGPPSPESSISADSSSSWSQDGHFFELDFLANDPMIPASLLPFRGSLLFQVEAVEVTPRAPEEVEEEEEEEDALDSTGDPAGEGEDDSTFASSLQSLSDLSITEGMDEAFAFQDDTSAASSDPDSASYAGADDERLYSGEPHAQPAALLHDGPGEPAPGVSEGEASQERGAQETGSAPASDGVSAAATASAPPAQQEAPDLTEVTSQAWGEEPVSIPGPAPAAGTPLPLWLEDLAPCTAPEMGLTASPHSPQTMKQEASQDPDSVAPPWSPQDTGLPSGRGSTPIAGLPTLHVDADCTPGIKPVVITAQQEEQVTLELRPAPEERDTSCTGGLEPLAWNEAQPDGSLVELAADTGTLWASRGTAGTPKSATEAANPPQPVTEAPECPEPATEATDLPQPATEAPEYPKVAMEALEHPKTTTEATEHPESATEIPEHPKSVTETLEHPRPATEAPEHPEPVTEVLEHSEPSTGAPEHSEPVMAVLEHSVTEVLEHSEPATGAPEHPEPVTEVLEHSEPSTGAQEHSEPVTAVLEHSVTEVLEHSEPATGAPEHSEPVTEVLEHSKPATETPEHSEPVTAVLEHSVTEVLEHPEPVAETMEYPEPATEALELPKVATEAPEHPETATEAPEFPTLTTEAPEHLELATETLEHPETATEAPELPTLTTEAPEHLELATETLEHVRPDTEALELPKPAMEALKHPEPATEALELPKLAMVAPEPYEPATETPEQAGPATEALELPKLATEAPEHSAPATETLEHPEPPMETLELPKLAMETPEHSEPATEALEHPEPPLETLELPKLAMEAPEPSEPAMKTPEQAGPAAEALELPKLATGAPEYLEPVTETLEHPEHTTEVLEHSDSATVALELPEPTTEDLEYPELAVEAPAPPEPAREALECPKPVSETTVPPMPASTEEEAASKWGVHPGAGVRTVNAAGPCLAPKEAPLTPCPCQGPREDLVEGKEPPGSPGLQPPRAGAQRAAAAFSGTMKPPGTGHRVGLPPHSPLLSPKTAPAGNTHAKDQAWRISPPCQVPPSPRGPPAFEQPDDQDSLEEDSPPRAPGSGQGSAQHSDSHGESSAEPEEQDLSGARGAQCPAQAPAGGGSEETVAKAKQSRSEKKARKAMSKLGLRQIQGVTRITIQKSKNILFVIAKPDVFKSPASDTYVVFGEAKVWLAAALPAQAHHGLLDGPGHGQV from the exons ATGCCCGGGGAGGCTGCCCGCGCCGAGCTGCTGCTGCCGGAGGCGGGTGGGCCCGGGCCCCGCACAG AGTCATCCTGTGATGTGGCCGCGGCCTCCACCCCTAGAGGGGACCGGCTGGAGCACTGTGCCCTGAGCGCAGGACCTGGCCGCCTGGCCCTCGAGTTCCTGCCCAGCAAGCCGGGCACCCGGCCCCCACCGGAGGGAGCCAGTTGGGATGTGGGGCCGCGCAGTACCCCCTCGGCCTGGGCGGTCCCTGCAGAAGCTGGCCCCGGCCCTGGGCCCCCCGAGGCCCGGCCCGCCGGGGGTCCCCTTccagccaccctggagccccggATCGTGATGGGCGAGGAGACCTGCTGGGCACCCCTGCTGCCCAGGGCGGCCCTGCCAGAGCTCAGGGACCGGGAAGGTGGGCACCCCAGCCTGAACCCACCCCCCGAGTTGTGTTCTCAGGGTGACCCTCCTGTGCCTTGCCCTGCCCCAGACCCTGACTCCTACTTCacgcctccctccacccccaccgaGATGGCCTGTGCCCCACTCCTCGGCCCGGAGCcctgcagggatgcctgggacaCCCAGGCGGAGCTGGGGGACTCGCCGCCGGCCTCACCCTCGGGCTCTTACATCACTGCTGATGGGGACAGCTGGACCTCGTCCCCGTCCTGTTCCCTGAGCCTGCTGGCCCCGGCTGAAGGGCTAGATGTCCCCTCGGGCTGGGGCTTCTCCCCACCAGGCTCTGTGGTAGATGAGCAGGAGCTGCCCCCCGCCGGGCCCCCCGGGCCCCCGTCCCCGGAGTCCAGCATCTCAGCGGACAGCAGCTCTTCCTGGAGCCAGGACGGCCACTTCTTCGAACTGGACTTCCTGGCCAACGACCCCATGATCcccgcctccctcctgcccttccggGGCAGCCTCCTGTTTCAGGTGGAGGCCGTGGAGGTGACGCCGAGAGCCCCtgaggaggtggaagaggaggaggaggaggaggatgcccTAGACTCCACAGGGGACCCAGCCGGGGAGGGCGAGGATGACAGCACATTCGCCTCCTCCCTGCAGTCGCTGTCTGACCTCTCCATCACCGAGGGCATGGACGAGGCCTTTGCCTTCCAGGATGACACCTCGGCAGCTTCATCTGACCCTGACTCTGCCTCCTATGCGGGGGCAGATGATGAGAGGCTGTACAGCGGGGAGCCCCATGCGCAGCCTGCCGCCCTGCTGCACGACGGTCCTGGGGAGCCTGCTCCTGGGGTCTCCGAGGGAGAGGCCAGCCAGGAACGGGGTGCCCAGGAGACGGGGTCGGCCCCTGCTTCAGACGGGGTGTCTGCTGCTGCCACTGCTTCAGCCCCTCCCGCCCAGCAGGAAGCCCCAGACCTCACTGAGGTGACCTCTCAGGCATGGGGGGAGGAGCCAGTCTCCATCCCAGGTCCAGCACCTGCCGCGGGCACGCCTCTGCCCTTGTGGTTGGAGGACCTGGCCCCTTGCACTGCCCCAGAAATGGGCCTCACGGCAAGCCCACACTCTCCACAGACCATGAAGCAAGAAGCAAGCCAGGACCCTGACTCTGTGGCCCCACCCTGGTCCCCGCAGGACACAGGCCTCCCCTCAGGCCGAGGATCCACCCCTATAGCCGGCCTTCCAACCCTGCATGTAGATGCAGACTGCACCCCAGGGATCAAGCCTGTGGTCATCACAGCCCAGCAGGAAGAACAAGTGACATTGGAACTGAGGCCGGCACCTGAAGAGAGGGACACAAGCTGCACTGGAGGTCTGGAACCTCTGGCCTGGAACGAAGCCCAGCCGGATGGCAGCCTGGTGGAGCTGGCTGCAGACACTGGGACACTCTGGGCGTCAAGGGGAACTGCAGGCACCCCCAAGTCTGCCACGGAGGCTGCAAACCCCCCACAGCCTGTCACAGAGGCCCCAGAATGCCCTGAACCTGCCACAGAGGCCACAGACCTTCCACAGCCTGCCACGGAGGCCCCAGAATACCCCAAGGTTGCCATGGAGGCCCTGGAGCACCCCAAGACTACCACAGAGGCCACAGAACACCCTGAGTCTGCCACAGAGATCCCGGAACACCCTAAGTCTGTCACTGAGACCCTGGAACATCCTAGGCCTGCCACGGAAGCCCCAGAACACCCTGAGCCTGTCACAGAGGTTCTGGAACATTCTGAGCCTTCCACAGGGGCCCCAGAACACTCTGAACCTGTCATGGCGGTTCTGGAACATTCTGTCACAGAGGTTCTGGAACATTCTGAGCCTGCCACGGGGGCCCCAGAACACCCTGAGCCTGTCACAGAGGTTCTGGAACATTCTGAGCCTTCCACAGGGGCCCAAGAACACTCTGAACCTGTCACAGCAGTTCTGGAACATTCTGTCACAGAGGTTCTGGAACATTCTGAGCCTGCCACGGGGGCCCCAGAACACTCTGAGCCTGTCACAGAGGTTCTGGAACATTCTAAGCCTGCCACTGAGACCCCAGAACACTCTGAACCTGTCACAGCAGTTCTGGAACATTCTGTCACAGAGGTTCTGGAACATCCTGAGCCTGTTGCTGAGACCATGGAATACCCAGAGCCTGCCACGGAGGCTCTAGAACTTCCTAAGGTTGCCACAGAGGCCCCAGAACACCCAGAAACTGCCACAGAGGCTCCAGAATTTCCTACACTTACCACAGAGGCCCCAGAACACCTTGAGCTTGCCACAGAGACCCTGGAACACCCAGAAACTGCCACAGAGGCTCCAGAACTTCCTACACTTACCACAGAGGCCCCAGAACACCTTGAACTTGCCACAGAGACCCTGGAACATGTTAGGCCTGACACAGAAGCTCTAGAACTTCCTAAGCCTGCCATGGAGGCCCTGAAACACCCAGAGCCTGCCACAGAGGCTCTAGAACTTCCTAAGCTTGCCATGGTGGCTCCAGAACCTTATGAGCCTGCTACAGAGACCCCAGAACAGGCTGGGCCTGCCACGGAGGCTCTAGAACTTCCTAAGCTTGCCACAGAGGCCCCAGAACACTCTGCGCCTGCCACGGAGACCCTGGAACACCCAGAGCCTCCCATGGAGACTCTAGAACTTCCTAAGCTTGCCATGGAGACTCCAGAACACTCTGAGCCTGCCACAGAGGCCTTGGAACACCCAGAGCCTCCCCTGGAGACTCTAGAACTTCCTAAGCTTGCCATGGAGGCCCCAGAACCTTCTGAGCCTGCCATGAAGACCCCAGAACAGGCTGGACCTGCTGCGGAAGCTCTAGAACTTCCTAAGCTTGCCACAGGGGCTCCAGAATACCTTGAGCCTGTCACTGAGACCCTGGAACATCCTGAGCATACCACAGAGGTTCTGGAACATTCTGACTCTGCCACAGTGGCCCTGGAACTCCCTGAGCCTACCACAGAGGACCTAGAATACCCAGAGCTTGCTGTGGAGGCCCCAGCACCTCCAGAACCTGCCAGAGAGGCCCTAGAATGCCCCAAGCCTGTCTCGGAGACCACAGTCCCACCCATGCCTGCCTCCACTGAAGAGGAAGCAGCATCCAAGTGGGGAGTCCATCCTGGGGCCGGTGTGCGCACTGTCAATGCAGCTGGGCCCTGCTTGGCCCCAAAGG AggcacccctcaccccctgcccttGCCAGGGCCCCAGGGAAGACTTGGTGGAGGGCAAGGAGCCCCCGGGCTCTCCAGGTCTCCAGCCACCACGGGCAGGAGCCCAGCGGGCAGCAGCTGCCTTCTCAGGAACCATGAAGCCTCCAGGGACTGGGCATCGAGTGGGCCTCCCGCCCCActcccccctcctcagccccAAAACGGCCCCCGCGGGGAACACCCATGCCAAAGACCAGGCCTGGCGGATCTCGCCCCCCTGCCAAGTGCCTCCCAGCCCCCGAGGGCCCCCAGCCTTCGAGCAGCCTGATGACCAGGACAGCTTGGAGGAAG aCTCGCCACCCAGGGCCCCGGGATCCGGCCAGGGATCGGCCCAGCACTCCGACAGCCATGGGGAGTCGTCGGCAGAACCAGAGGAGCAGGACCTGTCGGGAGCACGGGGCGCGCAGTGCCCAGCTCAG GCCCCGGCAGGCGGTGGCAGTGAGGAGACGGTCGCCAAAGCTAAGCAGAGTCGCAGTGAGAAGAAGGCCCGAAAG GCAATGTCCAAGCTGGGCCTGCGGCAAATCCAGGGTGTCACCAGGATCACCATCCAGAAGTCCAAGAACATCCTCTTTGTCATCGCCAAGCCAGACGTCTTCAAGAGCCCGGCCTCAGACACCTACGTGGTCTTCGGGGAGGCCAAGGTCTGGCTGGccgcag CTCTGCCTGCCCAGGCCCACCACGGGCTCCTGGATGGCCCAGGCCATGGCCAAGTCTGA